The following coding sequences are from one Gossypium raimondii isolate GPD5lz chromosome 4, ASM2569854v1, whole genome shotgun sequence window:
- the LOC105778745 gene encoding uncharacterized protein LOC105778745, producing METWMEFEIKNHTHTLNQKLNFFNTLKQALMIPYKSPNIIVLCFLVSIPLCFTLFFHEMMLQQTIIAAMDMLREPNAKTMANSFFYKLIQLALLRLLPLHLSELCVAVVTIDSVSRKEKSEMVRRLVDKERWRGILVTSMYVQFVSNGFLLGSTWLMMNYYVIVRSFCYNVFTAAFLRICGVGLVVKFLEWMVMWNMSIVISTSEEVHGVDALGLSAYLCRGKERRGFLLTFVFFVSRIGLRFVCFNNESYGKRWWMILGVSLICLGKVIKWVVCVMYFYHCKEGRLERVDVEVGELVINCKSET from the coding sequence ATGGAAACATGGATGGAATTTGAGATAAAGAACCATACCCATACACTAAACCAGAAACTAAATTTCTTTAATACACTCAAACAAGCTCTTATGATCCCTTACAAATCTCCCAACATCATCGTACTATGTTTTTTGGTCTCCATACCCCTATGTTTCACCTTGTTTTTCCATGAAATGATGCTCCAACAAACAATCATTGCAGCCATGGATATGCTGAGAGAACCCAATGCCAAAACAATGGCAAATAGTTTCTTTTATAAACTGATCCAACTCGCTCTCCTCCGGCTACTTCCGCTTCATCTATCGGAGCTCTGCGTCGCGGTGGTTACTATTGACTCGGTATCAAGAAAGGAAAAATCAGAGATGGTACGAAGACTTGTAGACAAAGAAAGGTGGAGAGGAATCCTTGTTACTTCAATGTATGTTCAGTTCGTTTCGAATGGGTTTTTACTCGGTTCGACATGGTTGATGATGAACTATTATGTTATTGTGAGGAGCTTTTGTTATAATGTGTTCACTGCGGCATTTCTTCGAATATGTGGTGTGGGTTTGGTAGTGAAATTTTTAGAATGGATGGTTATGTGGAATATGAGTATCGTGATCTCAACGTCGGAGGAGGTACATGGAGTGGATGCTCTAGGACTCTCGGCTTATCTTTGCCGAGGCAAAGAAAGACGAGGGTTCTTGTTGACGTTCGTATTCTTTGTGTCGAGAATCGGGTTACGGTTTGTATGTTTTAACAACGAAAGCTATGGAAAAAGGTGGTGGATGATTTTAGGGGTTAGCTTGATTTGTCTGGGGAAGGTGATAAAATGGGTGGTTTGTGTGATGTATTTCTATCATTGCAAAGAAGGGAGGCTAGAACGGGTTGATGTGGAAGTAGGAGAACTTGTGATAAATTGTAAATCCGAGACTTAG
- the LOC105779762 gene encoding uncharacterized protein LOC105779762 isoform X1, with protein MGKNVSALCVIAPLLLLGAVSSAPTTSSPARILNGFFSNALSASLKWLWSLKTTTKTAITGRPMVKFEGGYTIETVFDGSKLGIEPHTVEVLPNGELLILDSANSNLYRISASLSLYTRPRLVAGSPEGYPGHVDGKPRDARMNHPKGLAVDDRGNIYISDTMNMAIRKISDAGVTTIAGGKWNRGGRHVDGPSEDARFSDDFDVVYVGSSCSLLVIDRGNRAIREIQLRFDDCAYQYGSGFPLGIAVLIGAGFFGYMLALLQHRVGTIVSSQNRFFYTLLKDQDLVRTDATLSSPYHKPMKMVRPPLIPTEEEQEKQDEGFFGSLRKLVHNGGVSVLEIFRKKSPRLHQQQPNHSMPWPTQESFVIPDEDEPPPIDTRAPTPRKTYPFMSKDAEKIHQLRQSRVFYNGWDADPQQQQHHRYLLSAPRTYYEQSHEKTNEIIFGAVQERDRTRESKTIKSVDNGNNSYDHQNIRSRSNSFNRGY; from the exons ATGGGTAAAAATGTATCAGCTTTGTGTGTGATAGCTCCTTTGCTTCTTCTTGGAGCTGTCTCTTCAGCTCCCACTACTTCTTCACCTGCAA ggaTTCTTAATGGGTTTTTCTCTAATGCTTTATCTGCTTCACTGAAATGGTTATGGTCACTCAAAACCActaccaaaacag CTATTACTGGGCGTCCAATGGTGAAATTTGAAGGTGGATACACTATTGAGACTGTGTTCGATGGAAGTAAACTTGGGATTGAGCCTCACACTGTTGAGGTTTTGCCTAATGGGGAGCTTTTGATTTTGGATTCTGCTAATAGCAACCTTTATAGGATTTCAGCTTCTTTATCTTTAT ATACTAGACCACGGCTGGTTGCCGGATCACCTGAAGGATACCCTGGACATGTAGACGGGAAGCCCCGAGACGCAAGGATGAATCATCCAAAAGGGTTAGCCGTAGATGATAGAGGGAACATTTATATTTCGGATACTATGAATATGGCAATCAGGAAGATAAGTGATGCAG GTGTTACAACGATTGCTGGTGGGAAATGGAACCGAGGAGGGAGACATGTGGATGGACCGAGTGAAGATGCAAGGTTTTCTGATGATTTCGATGTGGTCTATGTTGGAAGCAGTTGCTCCCTTCTTGTAATAGATAGAGGAAACCGAGCCATCCGAGAGATTCAACTACGTTTTGATGACTGTGCCTATCAGTATGGAAGTGGTTTTCCCCTCG GAATTGCCGTACTTATCGGTGCCGGATTCTTTGGTTACATGCTAGCTCTGCTGCAACATCGTGTAGGCACCATTGTATCATCCCAGAAC CGCTTTTTTTATACACTCTTGAAGGATCAGGATTTGGTTAGAACGGATGCTACCTTATCGAGTCCGTATCATAAACCCATGAAAATGGTCCGACCACCTTTAATTCCGACCGAAGAAGAACAAGAGAAGCAAGACGAAGGCTTCTTCGGGTCCCTTCGGAAGCTTGTTCACAACGGTGGTGTTTCCGTTTTGGAAATTTTCAGAAAGAAGTCACCGAGACTGCACCAACAACAACCGAACCATTCAATGCCTTGGCCTACACAAGAGAGCTTTGTGATACCGGATGAAGATGAGCCTCCACCAATTGATACCCGAGCCCCAACTCCGCGGAAAACATATCCTTTCATGTCCAAAGATGCAGAAAAGATCCATCAGTTGCGTCAAAGCCGAGTCTTCTACAATGGATGGGATGCCGATCCACAGCAGCAGCAACACCATCGTTATCTGTTATCTGCACCACGTACTTACTATGAGCAGAGTCATGAGAAAACCAACGAGATCATTTTCGGGGCAGTTCAAGAACGAGACCGGACACGTGAATCTAAGACCATAAAATCCGTCGACAATGGTAATAACAGTTACGATCATCAAAATATTCGCTCCCGATCGAATTCTTTCAATCGTGGCTATTAA
- the LOC105779762 gene encoding uncharacterized protein LOC105779762 isoform X3 yields MGKNVSALCVIAPLLLLGAVSSAPTTSSPARILNGFFSNALSASLKWLWSLKTTTKTAITGRPMVKFEGGYTIETVFDGSKLGIEPHTVEVLPNGELLILDSANSNLYRISASLSLYTRPRLVAGSPEGYPGHVDGKPRDARMNHPKGLAVDDRGNIYISDTMNMAIRKISDAGVTTIAGGKWNRGGRHVDGPSEDARFSDDFDVVYVGSSCSLLVIDRGNRAIREIQLRFDDCAYQYGSGFPLGIAVLIGAGFFGYMLALLQHRVGTIVSSQNDLVRTDATLSSPYHKPMKMVRPPLIPTEEEQEKQDEGFFGSLRKLVHNGGVSVLEIFRKKSPRLHQQQPNHSMPWPTQESFVIPDEDEPPPIDTRAPTPRKTYPFMSKDAEKIHQLRQSRVFYNGWDADPQQQQHHRYLLSAPRTYYEQSHEKTNEIIFGAVQERDRTRESKTIKSVDNGNNSYDHQNIRSRSNSFNRGY; encoded by the exons ATGGGTAAAAATGTATCAGCTTTGTGTGTGATAGCTCCTTTGCTTCTTCTTGGAGCTGTCTCTTCAGCTCCCACTACTTCTTCACCTGCAA ggaTTCTTAATGGGTTTTTCTCTAATGCTTTATCTGCTTCACTGAAATGGTTATGGTCACTCAAAACCActaccaaaacag CTATTACTGGGCGTCCAATGGTGAAATTTGAAGGTGGATACACTATTGAGACTGTGTTCGATGGAAGTAAACTTGGGATTGAGCCTCACACTGTTGAGGTTTTGCCTAATGGGGAGCTTTTGATTTTGGATTCTGCTAATAGCAACCTTTATAGGATTTCAGCTTCTTTATCTTTAT ATACTAGACCACGGCTGGTTGCCGGATCACCTGAAGGATACCCTGGACATGTAGACGGGAAGCCCCGAGACGCAAGGATGAATCATCCAAAAGGGTTAGCCGTAGATGATAGAGGGAACATTTATATTTCGGATACTATGAATATGGCAATCAGGAAGATAAGTGATGCAG GTGTTACAACGATTGCTGGTGGGAAATGGAACCGAGGAGGGAGACATGTGGATGGACCGAGTGAAGATGCAAGGTTTTCTGATGATTTCGATGTGGTCTATGTTGGAAGCAGTTGCTCCCTTCTTGTAATAGATAGAGGAAACCGAGCCATCCGAGAGATTCAACTACGTTTTGATGACTGTGCCTATCAGTATGGAAGTGGTTTTCCCCTCG GAATTGCCGTACTTATCGGTGCCGGATTCTTTGGTTACATGCTAGCTCTGCTGCAACATCGTGTAGGCACCATTGTATCATCCCAGAAC GATTTGGTTAGAACGGATGCTACCTTATCGAGTCCGTATCATAAACCCATGAAAATGGTCCGACCACCTTTAATTCCGACCGAAGAAGAACAAGAGAAGCAAGACGAAGGCTTCTTCGGGTCCCTTCGGAAGCTTGTTCACAACGGTGGTGTTTCCGTTTTGGAAATTTTCAGAAAGAAGTCACCGAGACTGCACCAACAACAACCGAACCATTCAATGCCTTGGCCTACACAAGAGAGCTTTGTGATACCGGATGAAGATGAGCCTCCACCAATTGATACCCGAGCCCCAACTCCGCGGAAAACATATCCTTTCATGTCCAAAGATGCAGAAAAGATCCATCAGTTGCGTCAAAGCCGAGTCTTCTACAATGGATGGGATGCCGATCCACAGCAGCAGCAACACCATCGTTATCTGTTATCTGCACCACGTACTTACTATGAGCAGAGTCATGAGAAAACCAACGAGATCATTTTCGGGGCAGTTCAAGAACGAGACCGGACACGTGAATCTAAGACCATAAAATCCGTCGACAATGGTAATAACAGTTACGATCATCAAAATATTCGCTCCCGATCGAATTCTTTCAATCGTGGCTATTAA
- the LOC105779762 gene encoding uncharacterized protein LOC105779762 isoform X2: MGKNVSALCVIAPLLLLGAVSSAPTTSSPARILNGFFSNALSASLKWLWSLKTTTKTAITGRPMVKFEGGYTIETVFDGSKLGIEPHTVEVLPNGELLILDSANSNLYRISASLSLYTRPRLVAGSPEGYPGHVDGKPRDARMNHPKGLAVDDRGNIYISDTMNMAIRKISDAGVTTIAGGKWNRGGRHVDGPSEDARFSDDFDVVYVGSSCSLLVIDRGNRAIREIQLRFDDCAYQYGSGFPLGIAVLIGAGFFGYMLALLQHRVGTIVSSQNDQDLVRTDATLSSPYHKPMKMVRPPLIPTEEEQEKQDEGFFGSLRKLVHNGGVSVLEIFRKKSPRLHQQQPNHSMPWPTQESFVIPDEDEPPPIDTRAPTPRKTYPFMSKDAEKIHQLRQSRVFYNGWDADPQQQQHHRYLLSAPRTYYEQSHEKTNEIIFGAVQERDRTRESKTIKSVDNGNNSYDHQNIRSRSNSFNRGY; this comes from the exons ATGGGTAAAAATGTATCAGCTTTGTGTGTGATAGCTCCTTTGCTTCTTCTTGGAGCTGTCTCTTCAGCTCCCACTACTTCTTCACCTGCAA ggaTTCTTAATGGGTTTTTCTCTAATGCTTTATCTGCTTCACTGAAATGGTTATGGTCACTCAAAACCActaccaaaacag CTATTACTGGGCGTCCAATGGTGAAATTTGAAGGTGGATACACTATTGAGACTGTGTTCGATGGAAGTAAACTTGGGATTGAGCCTCACACTGTTGAGGTTTTGCCTAATGGGGAGCTTTTGATTTTGGATTCTGCTAATAGCAACCTTTATAGGATTTCAGCTTCTTTATCTTTAT ATACTAGACCACGGCTGGTTGCCGGATCACCTGAAGGATACCCTGGACATGTAGACGGGAAGCCCCGAGACGCAAGGATGAATCATCCAAAAGGGTTAGCCGTAGATGATAGAGGGAACATTTATATTTCGGATACTATGAATATGGCAATCAGGAAGATAAGTGATGCAG GTGTTACAACGATTGCTGGTGGGAAATGGAACCGAGGAGGGAGACATGTGGATGGACCGAGTGAAGATGCAAGGTTTTCTGATGATTTCGATGTGGTCTATGTTGGAAGCAGTTGCTCCCTTCTTGTAATAGATAGAGGAAACCGAGCCATCCGAGAGATTCAACTACGTTTTGATGACTGTGCCTATCAGTATGGAAGTGGTTTTCCCCTCG GAATTGCCGTACTTATCGGTGCCGGATTCTTTGGTTACATGCTAGCTCTGCTGCAACATCGTGTAGGCACCATTGTATCATCCCAGAAC GATCAGGATTTGGTTAGAACGGATGCTACCTTATCGAGTCCGTATCATAAACCCATGAAAATGGTCCGACCACCTTTAATTCCGACCGAAGAAGAACAAGAGAAGCAAGACGAAGGCTTCTTCGGGTCCCTTCGGAAGCTTGTTCACAACGGTGGTGTTTCCGTTTTGGAAATTTTCAGAAAGAAGTCACCGAGACTGCACCAACAACAACCGAACCATTCAATGCCTTGGCCTACACAAGAGAGCTTTGTGATACCGGATGAAGATGAGCCTCCACCAATTGATACCCGAGCCCCAACTCCGCGGAAAACATATCCTTTCATGTCCAAAGATGCAGAAAAGATCCATCAGTTGCGTCAAAGCCGAGTCTTCTACAATGGATGGGATGCCGATCCACAGCAGCAGCAACACCATCGTTATCTGTTATCTGCACCACGTACTTACTATGAGCAGAGTCATGAGAAAACCAACGAGATCATTTTCGGGGCAGTTCAAGAACGAGACCGGACACGTGAATCTAAGACCATAAAATCCGTCGACAATGGTAATAACAGTTACGATCATCAAAATATTCGCTCCCGATCGAATTCTTTCAATCGTGGCTATTAA